The DNA region actggtagatgtaatcccctttttgttggctatctttacccagtaaccgatattgatattccttcatttttgagtataccacccagtaaccgggGATATATCTCTTGCATAATTGCGTTTGTCAGGAAATTTATCCCTTGCGATTCATCTTTCATTTAaccttgtttggtaatgattgtttctccttctgattggtcatcattttatacacagtaaccggtatcccgatgtcctttcttttcggtcgaattatccttcattaacccagtaaccggttgtagataatcttccatgcgagtattttatctacgttatgacggtaatagataatatatctcatgcgctcttcagttgaagtctttttcttccccagtcgagtaagattcgtatttccctgtggaatcgaatggccatcctgtaagtcgagcttgctttttcagccctcctttcggatgatgagtgtcttggatatgttcctaattcatgcctggttggtcacctattatatgcccagtaactggtatccctggtgttccttccttctactccctattatgactttttatcccctgtggagtcagatttctCCCTGAGGGTGTTGTTCTCTCATCCAATAACTAatgttttgataacatgtctctctttgagtttattacaCAGTAACTCGTAATATCTtgttgtttcttcctcagctggGTCCTTTGTAGACGTCTCCGTCTGAGTCCGAATTTTATTTGgtgtatcctttgtggatagttttgttgtattggcatattccctaatacgtgcatctttgcgtcagcttgagtctttccatcgatttatttttggagaatccctttgtgtctcccagcaatttttcaagtcgtgacctacTCACACATTTTTACTTTATTTCCCCCCAaagtctctatctccctagtgagtgtgttactcctatggattttcagtttctccagatttcttttcctttgtggcaattattcaccatgaagattttatttttacATGCATTTGCATCCTGAGGTCTCTTAGGCAtcaaaattcgtctctttgttattatttaagcccatccTACCTCGTCGAGAggaagattttaaccttcatatctccgactataatgaccttaaataggggcacctaattttgaccctaagatccctcatggcatcatatcattgctcagtgcattgcctcaaggatcatagcatgtttagctccttaaccctagggttgggaattgtgtgagtggtttgaaaccaccaagcatgcttgtattgtatattaatgcttttattattttgattactaaccaaaagcatatAAATATGTtactaactctttttgttttgaagctcaagtgatcatgtgctccaatgctcctaggaggctcctaagcccaatgaaatggctagatgaagatgagaaaaagcatgataatggtccacaaagctcctaatcatcatatatgtctctcaagtatctcaatttgacaatttgatcaagataactCCGAGTgtttgaggattgtttcccaaggaaaccctaattcaactgtgtTTTGACAGTACCTTGCccatgaagaaacctcaacctatgatcaaatttaatcaagggaagttctttaattaatcattttatgcatatatgagcctcTTTGATCATactcaatcatttattcatcaagattggaagtttggccttgaaaagttgactagtcaagtcatttgactaaactgaggtccattgaaatataacttttgatgtatttgtcaaatgaagataaccccaagagaaacaacgttcttaagaaccatatgaacaactgtcatgttcatcaaaaatttatttgaaatatggaaggtcatcattcatttcaaaacattataggccattttgactgaaaccctaattttggatcaaATTACCAAGGACATAATTTCATTAATTTTTATGcttttgaggtgagaccaaatgaattagaaagcttgagatgtctatgtcaaatgttatgttggacagtatttcataatcataaaataaatacatgtgataatacaaaacattataggtcacattggacctaagtcactgaatttgaaaaagtacgcaacttcaaatgcccataacattgtcataaaaaatccaaatgatgcaaaatttgaatctaaattgatcaccttgaaaatatatacaaccttgatgttggaggttttccatttgaagcttgcatcatgaagacagaggggtttgattaggcttacttttggtgaaaattttcaaatgtgacttaaacatgttttgtacctagattttcacaaccagttttcattaatttccaaatgccaaatgattttttgtccaacatgacttttgttccttatttcaaggggttttaaaccattactcacattacttttttggacttaccatttaggagtttcgaagaactcttcatttatgtgcattttggcatttcatgttataacttggtatgcaagctgattccacttcatgtacacgtccaaatCCATTCCAAATGAACTCAACACAGTATTTCACCCATCAttaggcctcacatgcgcctgtacaggcccatgcatatcCATTTTCAAATgtcatgcacacgagggaagcatgatGCACAGCCAATTTCAGATATAAATAAACTTTCCTTCTCATTCATTCATGAACCTTTTGAAGATCTGAAATGCTGCAGCATTGAAACCgtagccataccaaaggaattttctagaaatttttctcactttcacgcttgaaattcaacatcattagtcgattttcaaagctcaattccttagcctataACCGATTAGATTATGGAAAATTCCCTGTAATCTATAATTACATAGAAGATACCCGATTAGATAATGTGTAACAATAAAAATGGATATTCTGGGGTTGACATATATTAACAGTTCCTGTTATAATGGAAATAGAGAAGGATTCTAAAAAAAGATATAATAATATTGATTTGTTATGTATCAATTTATATCTTTTTTTCTCATTAAGAAAAAATGAAGATTCCTTAATTCTTTCGAAATTTGTAGTTAACGGTTGCTATTTGTCCCGAAATTTTTACTTTTCTTTTGTGACTGAAAAGGTATACGTTAGTTTTTTTATATTCTAATCTATTTTTTTGTATCATTTGGGCGGCATGGCCGAGTGGTAAGGCGGGGGACTGCAAATCCTTTTTCCCTAGTTCAAATCCGGGTGTCGCCTGATCGACAagataataaaaaaaaactattCGATTTCCAGTCTACGAAAAAGAAAACTCTTTCTTTTGGGTAATCCATAGTAAAAGAATTTACTAGCCTGTTTTCCAATTGTTTTAGAGAACGAATCGGGACGGGATACAATAAGGATTCAATCCAAGGGAACTAACAGATGCATATAAGAGTATGCAAAGGAATCTATCTTGATTCTTTCTTTTTTACTTAATGAAAGGGGAAATAAAACATAGGGCTTTGTATTCCTACCTATTAGTATGATTCATTACCTTAATACTTCTAagtatattttttatttatgcttccaatttgtcAATTCAACTCCAAATCTGATAAGAACTTGCTAGATGTTATAATTGGATGTTTCGCCAATGGTGTTATGACGGAATGGAATCCTTTTTTGACTTTGTACCAGAGATATCACTATTATTATAAAATATTCTCCAATTTttagtgaaaaacaaaaacaaaaagaattCAAGAAAAATGAGTAAACAATAAAAAAAGAATTAATAAAAGAATTGATTCATATTGATATAGATAGGAGACATAATTGACATGGACATAGTAAGTCTTGCTTGGGCTGCTTTAATGGTAGTTTTTACATTTTCCCTTTCCCTTGTAGTATGGGGAACAAGTGGACTCTAAAGGTATTACTAATTGAGTTAAGGCATCAAACTGTCTCAATTTTTTTCTAGCTGGGGTTCTTCCAGTTTTGAACTATTTTATTAATACTAATTAATgaaataaatttttatttaaatttagAAATTCTATTGTATTCTAGTGGTGTAATATATTCCATGTATATATAATCTTGAAAAAAAAAAAGCTATTTGAATCAAACAAATATTGAAATTGTTGCCATCTTGATATCCCGGGAATCCAGATAATTGGAAACGGATTACTATTCCAAACTTAATTATTTTGAATATTTATATtcaatttaatcaaattaaattttggaATACTAAAAAGattctttctttttatttattaGTTAGTGGGATTCTGAAAAGAATCGGAAATCTCAAAATGAAAATAAGAAGAATAAAAATTGCGTTGCTTTTTCATTATTTCAGATTGATTGGAACCAATACAAAGAGAATCGATTTAGATGAAATGTGGACGCCATGGAATTGACATTCCATATATATCTATAGATCGATATCCATATATCCATATGAAAAGAAAATGATAGATTGGTTCCTCCATATTCACTATCTTTTTTTAGTAAAACATTATATTTTTATCCTTCCTACCGTAATAGATGATATAGTAGAAACAAATAGATTTTATTTCTTTCTACTTTATGGATTTAATAGAATTCTGCTGGTTGTAACCttctttcattttattttaaagAATAAAATTCATTAGTCGTCCAATAACACGTAACACTAATAGCAGTAGAGACATATCCAAGAATGATTGACCTATTCATAAAAACATTCCTTTATTCATTATTCATTTAGTCTTTTTTTTAATATTATCTGGTTGGGGGGTGGAGCACAAATTCACACCAAAGCACAATCTAGTTGACAGACAACTGCCAACTTGATTATTTTTTTATGCCAGTAGGTGTTCCAAAGGTAGGCTTTAAAGTTCCTGGCGATGATGAAGCTTCTTGGATTGACTTATACCATCAACTTTTTTTCGACAGACTACTTTTTTTAGGTCAAGAGGTTGAGAGTGAAATATCAAATCAAGTTTGTGGTATGATGATATATCTCAGTTTAGAGAACAAGTACACAAATTTGTATCTGTTTATAAATTGTCCAGGCGGAGAGGTTCTATCTGGATTGGCCATTTTTGATATTGCAATTTGTAGAAGCAGAAGTACAGACAATATGCGTAGGATTAGCCACTTCAATGGCATCTTTGATTTTGCTAGGAGGCGAAATTACCAAACATCTAGCATTCCCTCACGCTTGGCACCAATGATTCTTATTTGTAGAAAAAAAAAGACTATGCCTACGCCAATATGAAGTAAAAAAAGCATGGCACTCTGAGTTCGAtattcaaaaataattttttttattcaaaACAATTCGATTATATATCGAAAGAGTAGTAGGAAAAAGGGGTATTTAGGATTTTATCTGATCTATTAGAGCCTCTGTTTAGTGTCACGATTTTTTTTActtatttgaaaaaaaaaaagaaacttTGGGATTGCTGAATCAAAATCTAGACGAAATAAGCAAGCAACGGAATCATCATAGtctttaaaatttaaaaaatattctCAAAAAAAGAAAGCTGGTTATTGGATTCTTTCCTGATCTGGGTCTGATCGACCCGgtatatttttttatttatttcttcaATGAAAggtaaaaaaatgaaaaattgaaaGTAGAGTCGTATGCTATATAACAAATCGCTTGCCTGTACGACTTTAAATTGAAGTTCTTTTGGATAGCCCTTTTTTAAGTCAAGATTCAGGAAAACCTTATTATACTCTTAGGGTAATGATCCATTAACCTGCTAGTTCTGCTTATGATGGACAATCGGGAGAATGTATGCTGGAAGCACACGAATTACTGTCAATAAAATAGTTATCCATTAAGCGGGAAAAATCCTATTTGAAAGAAAGACAAATTATGCCATAAATTTAGCAATAATGGACTAAGAGGGTCAACTACCCAACTAATATTCATACTTAAATATCGTTACTGTATAGCTAGATTTCATTGTGAAAGACCTATTACTACATATTTCATGGGTAGAGCCCAGAAGTGTGAACTGTACAAGTTCACAATAACATTGATTGAATAAAGATTCAATGAAGGAAGGGGCTCTGGTGTATAGAGAGGACCTCGCCGTTTAACAAGTAATCATAGAAACGATGGAACCCACCATTTCTTTGTTTATTTCTTATTTACTATGGTTTTTGGAATACCTAGTATCTATAGAAGTTATTATTTAGAGTTGAAATACTTAGACTtagaaaaaacaaaaaaatagtGGTTGGGAAGGTTATAGTAGCAAAAGCCATTGGAATTTTTATTTTATACATTGGAAGAATCCATGTTGTTAGTAATATACTAGAAAGGAGACCCACAATGTTCGCAAATATTCATTTTGGGTCGGAAAAATTGCTTAAAATTGAGTCCATGGCAAGTTTCGCATTGAACCCATTAACGAGCTAATTTTTCCATACAGTTGGGATTGCTATAATCTATTGGAACAAAAGTACTCTTCTCTCTATTTCTACGATATCTCTCACATATATCCTTTATATTAGTATTAGTCTCATATATATCATCTGGATCGTATATACCATACAtatcatttgtatcatttgtaTCTGATATATCATTTGTATCATTTATATCTAATATGAAAAATGGATCGTATATCTCATTTGTATCATTTGTATCGGATATATCAAATGGATCATATATCGCATTTGtatcatttgtatcatttgtaTCTAATAtatcatttgtatcatttgtgCTCCTTATTAAAATTATAATAGTATTTTGGACCTTATTGCAAATGTCACTATTAAAGTCAATATCCTCACAGATTTGAGAACGAAGATAACTCTCAATGCAACGATTAATGTTATTAGTCCATTTATATTTAGTAATATTAGTATCATTAGTATCATAAGCATAAGATATGTCATATATATTTCTATTAGTATCCCTAATTGAAAAAAATTTATGAGATAGTAAATTATCTATGTTGCTGACATCTGCTAAAGAATCAGCATGACTATAACTAGAATTTTCACTATTGTTCTTCCAGCTATCAATGTTATTATCCATATCAGTTAAACTAGATGGGTATTCACTTACACCGTTATTTTCAATAGGACCAAAACTATCTATTGATTTACTTAACTAGAATTTTCACTATTGTTCTTCCAGCTATCAATGTTATTATCCATATCAGTTAAACTAGATGGGTATTCACTTACACCGTTATTTTCAATAGGACCAAAACTATCTATTGATTTACTTAACCCCTATTAAAGATCATTGAATTGAACCACTTTCTTTGCATAGATCTTTCTTTTTTTCCTCCATTTACATGAAAATATTATAGATGAATGAAAATATTATAGATGAATAGAATAGTCATTGGATGATAATTTTTTTTAGAATAGTTATCAAATTCGATtttcaattagtatattttatAAATATACTAATTGAAAATAAGTAAAAAAGCTCATAGGGTCTACGGTATTTATGGATAAACTTTATTTATTGACTTTTTCCTAATATGTAGGTTGAGCAACTTTAGATGAACAATATATCCCCTCCCCTAGAAACGTATAAGAAGCATTTTTATGCCTTCATGAAGAAAACCGGTGATATCATAACCGGGGGACGGAAGGATTCGAACCTATTACTAACGGGACCCAATCGCCCGCCCCTTATATATAAGAAGCCTTTTTATGCCTTCATGAAGAAAACCGGTGATATCATCAATCGGTTTCCCCTGGGACGGAAGGATTCGAACCTCCGAATCACAAGACCAAAACCCACCGCCTTACCGCTTGGCCACGCCCCATTTTCTATTCTATATATTATCTATTGTAatataaatagaaaataaaataaaccTTTATTTTTTGTATTATACTTTTATATTTCATTTTGAATATAAAAGTATAATACAAAAAAAGTGGATaataataaattatatatatataataaatcatatcatatatataataatatatataataagaagataataaaaaaaataaaaatacaattcATTTTCTTAAAGAACAACATTTATATTCAAGTAGTTTTTTCTTGGGGAAATTACCTGAAGCTTATGCTTTTTTGAATCGAATTGTAGATTTTATGCCAGTAATACCCTTACTCTTTTTTCTCTTAGCTTTTGTTTGGCAAGTTGCTGTAAGTTTTCGATAAGATATTTAATTTGAATAATGTCCTAAAAAAAGTCAAAATTTATTAGAAAACTCAAATTTGAAGATTTTTAAAGATCAGATAAGTCTTACAGTGTGAATCCGTGATTACAAATCTTGCAATTTTTGGATAGACAATAAAAATATGGATCATCTCATCATTTCCTTTTTTTccattaaaaaataaaaattctATTATTCGATTTGAGTCTACCAACAATACGTGGATCTTGATTGTAGATATGAAATACAATTTTTGGTAATGGTAAAAAAGGCTCAACTCTTACTACAAACCAATTTCTTAAGTTTTTTTGAAGTAACTTCATTTCTTATAAACTGAGTCTCAAAGGAAACATAATAAGAAATATAAGAGAATCTATTCTCTTTCTCTGTCGTTTTTTTTAATTATCTTggagattttataatgcttacTCTAAAACTATTTGTTTACACGATAGTGATATTCTTTGTTTCTCTTTTCATCTTCGGATTCCTATCTAATGATCTGGGACGTAATCCTGGACGTGAAGAATAAGAAAATCTTTTTTCTTACTTGTCCTGGATTTTGAAATATTTTTCGTTTTTCTATCTATTTTTCAAAAAGAACTAGTTAAAAATGAAAGAAACAGggaataataaaaaaaaaattccataagttcaaaagaaaaaaatGCCAAATCATCAATAAACGGAAAGAGAGGGATTCGAACCCTCGGTACAAAAATGCGTACAACGGATTAGCAATCCAACGCTTTAGTCCATTCAGCCATCTCTCCCCAATTCAAAAAATGAAATGATTATGCTTATGATACCTCGCATAAACATAAAGAACAAAAAGTAGGGCTCGAAAAAAGTCTTCTATATATCTTATTTGATATTGATCTTCATTTGATATATCTTATCTATCTTTTTTTTTCTATTTGATTATAATTTTATTTCATTACTATTCATAATTCTATATTAACTCATAAATATAGATTCAAATATATATTCATTCTATATATACTAAATAGATAATCTAAAtctataattttttattttcttttttagtTTGTTTTTTTATCCAACCAGAGTCCAGCTAGGTACTGGCACAACTCTTTTTTCCCATGAATCCTGGATAAGAATGATTTATTTTTCTGTATCAGATTTGAAACTTGTAATTAATTCAAAAATTTAAATATGatcaaacaaaaataaaaatcacTTTGTGATCGTATATCCCACGAATGAATCAGGTAACGTATCTAAAAAAAGAAATAGAACTATGGATTCTTGCTTGCATAATGTATTTTTGTGTTATGAATTTAGTTTAGTAATTTTGTCGAGATCTATCTGTCAAAATACCTTCAACGAAATCAAAAAATGAGATTTGCCCCCTTTTCTAAATTTCATTAGGGGGCCCTTTACGAAACATGGAAAAACTCTATTTCTCATAAAATTATGCACCTATTTCATAATTATGACTGATTCCCTTGTTGGACAAAAGATCCTTTTATATACAATAATGGTATTGTAGCGGGTATAGTTTAGTGGTAAAAGTGCGATTCGTTCTATTGATCCTGAATAGTTAAGGGGTCCCTTGCGTGATTCATATCACGATCAAAAACTGTATTTCTTACTTAAAGGGATTTAATCCTTTATACCTCTCAACGAGCAATTCGAGGAATAATATACATTATTGTAATTTGTATACAATTTAGAATTGATTCTAAAATTATGAAACATAAGTCTTTGCAATTGGATCAAGAATCCCTATTTTTGAATATAAGTAAAGGATCCAGGGAGAAAGATATCTAATTTTTTTTTCCAATCGTAACTAAATCTTCCcatttttttatttgttttgtaTAGGAGAGAGTGAAGCAAAATAGCTATTAAACTATTTTTTTAGTTTAC from Lathyrus oleraceus cultivar Zhongwan6 chromosome 1, CAAS_Psat_ZW6_1.0, whole genome shotgun sequence includes:
- the LOC127090578 gene encoding acetyl-coenzyme A carboxylase carboxyl transferase subunit beta, chloroplastic-like translates to MDNNIDSWKNNSENSSYSHADSLADVSNIDNLLSHKFFSIRDTNRNIYDISYAYDTNDTNITKYKWTNNINRCIESYLRSQICEDIDFNSDICNKVQNTIIILIRSTNDTNDILDTNDTNDTNAIYDPFDISDTNDTNEIYDPFFILDINDTNDISDTNDTNDMYGIYDPDDIYETNTNIKDICERYRRNREKSTFVPIDYSNPNCMEKLAR